One window of Paenibacillus albicereus genomic DNA carries:
- a CDS encoding LysR family transcriptional regulator → MDLICLRSFREVAACGSITKAAERLGYAQSSVTAQLQKLEETYGAELLERRGRRMELTTAGERLLVYAKEMLRLHAESLEAVGAAQGGSLTIGSIESLASYFLPPHLQAFREMRPAASLSLLPGNEPELLRGVKSGTLDAALILDPPLRDPELDVHPLRREPLLLVCRPSHRLATEKAVAATELDGETLVLTENGCSYRAALLRRLREIGAEARIACELGSIEAIKRCVRQGLGVSLLPSIAVRQEVEEGKLAAVLLEEPTFDFQIQLIHLPKRRSSPAFASFLASFGVQDRADPPEQAPKA, encoded by the coding sequence ATGGACCTGATCTGCCTGCGAAGCTTCCGCGAGGTCGCCGCCTGCGGCAGCATCACAAAGGCCGCCGAACGGCTCGGCTACGCCCAGTCGAGCGTGACGGCGCAGCTGCAGAAGCTGGAGGAAACGTACGGAGCCGAGCTGCTGGAGCGCAGAGGCAGGAGGATGGAGCTGACTACGGCAGGCGAGCGGCTGCTCGTCTATGCCAAGGAGATGCTGCGCCTGCATGCCGAATCGCTGGAGGCGGTCGGAGCGGCGCAAGGGGGCAGCCTGACGATCGGCTCGATCGAATCGCTCGCTTCCTACTTCCTGCCGCCCCATCTGCAGGCGTTCCGGGAAATGCGGCCGGCGGCATCGCTGTCGCTGCTGCCCGGCAACGAGCCCGAGCTGCTCCGCGGCGTCAAGTCCGGCACGCTCGACGCAGCCCTCATCCTCGATCCTCCGCTGCGGGATCCGGAGCTTGACGTGCATCCGCTGCGGCGAGAGCCGCTCCTGCTCGTCTGCCGGCCGAGCCATCGGCTGGCGACGGAGAAGGCAGTCGCGGCCACGGAGCTCGACGGGGAGACGCTCGTGCTGACGGAAAACGGCTGCTCCTACCGGGCGGCGCTGCTGCGCAGGCTTCGGGAGATCGGAGCGGAAGCGCGGATCGCCTGCGAGCTCGGCAGCATCGAGGCGATCAAGCGCTGCGTCCGCCAAGGACTGGGCGTCTCGCTGCTGCCGTCGATCGCCGTGCGGCAAGAAGTCGAAGAGGGAAAGCTTGCCGCCGTCTTGCTCGAGGAGCCGACGTTCGATTTTCAGATTCAGCTCATCCACCTGCCGAAGCGGCGTTCGTCGCCGGCGTTCGCTTCATTCCTGGCGAGCTTCGGCGTTCAGGACCGAGCCGATCCGCCGGAGCAGGCGCCGAAGGCGTAG
- a CDS encoding Crp/Fnr family transcriptional regulator, translating to MHREAESIRRHLQELGLHDAIPPELARRASLVTARPGEAIVRQGGRSDSLLLLAAGKIKVYTTTPDGKSLILSFLGPPEMLGDIEYVRRGLELMNTVEAVTPATLIRIPYQEADRLAADHAPFLHFLLGVITRKFQMKNTSLSFNLLYPVEVRLASYLLSVCGEEDGSGSARLEAGALRDAANLIGTSYRHLNRVLLQFARDGLIERARSSIAVRDRSALTALAQENIYEPKPGGRSG from the coding sequence ATGCACCGCGAAGCGGAGTCGATCCGCCGGCACCTGCAAGAGCTTGGCCTGCACGATGCGATACCGCCGGAGCTCGCGCGGCGGGCGTCGCTCGTCACCGCGCGGCCGGGAGAGGCGATCGTCCGCCAGGGCGGCCGATCGGACAGCCTGCTGCTGCTCGCCGCAGGCAAGATCAAGGTCTACACGACGACGCCGGACGGCAAGTCGCTCATCCTGTCGTTCCTCGGCCCGCCCGAGATGCTCGGCGACATCGAGTACGTGCGGCGCGGGCTGGAGCTGATGAACACGGTCGAGGCGGTCACGCCGGCGACGCTGATCCGCATCCCTTATCAGGAGGCGGACCGGCTGGCCGCCGATCATGCGCCGTTCCTGCATTTCCTGCTCGGCGTCATCACGCGCAAGTTCCAGATGAAGAATACTTCGCTCAGCTTCAACCTGCTGTATCCGGTCGAAGTGCGGCTCGCCAGCTATCTGCTCAGCGTCTGCGGAGAAGAGGACGGAAGCGGGTCCGCCCGTCTGGAGGCCGGAGCGCTGCGCGACGCGGCGAATCTGATCGGAACGAGCTATCGGCATCTGAACCGGGTGCTGCTGCAGTTCGCGCGGGACGGGCTCATCGAACGAGCGCGGTCGAGCATCGCCGTCCGCGACAGGAGCGCGCTGACGGCGCTCGCGCAGGAGAATATCTACGAACCAAAACCGGGAGGACGATCGGGATGA
- a CDS encoding MFS transporter, whose amino-acid sequence MKSLKLFFWFYFVLYSANAIYGTFAPIYFRQLGYGSSDIGLLLSIGPFIAVLAQPAWGSLADKARSKNAVLAVLLAGSGLSMLLFPASSALPWLLVAVGLFTLFQSSTGAITDAITLEALGREASRFGRIRIGGTLGFAAMSVGFGIYAEKVRLEGMFAAYAAVMGATLLLLLLYPRVQGHQFGGRKLNFLHLFRHRRLMLYMGICFAIHMTLGYYYAFFPLYFTEIGAGKDLLGWSMVVSALGELPFLLLSAFILRRFSVTAILLAAGGVSALRWLLYAEIGSIYGALAVQAMHGLTFIVVAVTMSVYINKEVAPELRASGQTLNALLNAGAARIIGTYAGGYAVEASSLQDVFRYAGLLLLAALALFALAIRLSEKRGLPGSARAG is encoded by the coding sequence ATGAAATCGCTGAAGCTGTTTTTCTGGTTCTACTTCGTGCTGTATTCGGCCAATGCCATTTACGGGACGTTCGCTCCGATCTATTTCCGCCAGCTCGGCTACGGCAGCTCCGACATCGGCCTGCTGCTCAGCATCGGGCCGTTCATCGCCGTGCTCGCGCAGCCGGCTTGGGGCTCGCTCGCGGACAAGGCCCGCTCCAAAAACGCCGTTCTGGCCGTGCTGCTTGCGGGCAGCGGCCTGTCGATGCTGCTGTTCCCGGCGTCCTCCGCGCTGCCTTGGCTGCTCGTCGCAGTCGGGCTGTTCACGCTGTTCCAAAGCTCCACCGGCGCGATCACCGATGCCATCACGCTCGAGGCGCTCGGCCGGGAGGCCTCCCGCTTCGGCCGCATCCGGATCGGCGGCACGCTCGGCTTCGCGGCGATGAGCGTCGGCTTCGGCATCTACGCGGAGAAGGTCCGCCTCGAAGGCATGTTCGCCGCCTATGCGGCCGTCATGGGGGCGACGCTGCTGCTGCTCCTGCTCTATCCGCGCGTACAAGGGCATCAATTCGGCGGACGCAAGCTCAACTTCCTGCATCTGTTCCGCCATCGCCGCCTCATGCTATACATGGGCATCTGCTTCGCCATCCACATGACGCTCGGCTACTACTACGCGTTCTTCCCGCTGTACTTCACGGAGATCGGAGCGGGAAAGGATCTGCTCGGCTGGTCGATGGTCGTCTCCGCGCTCGGGGAGCTGCCGTTCCTGCTGCTCAGCGCTTTTATCCTGCGGCGGTTCTCCGTCACGGCCATCCTGCTCGCCGCAGGCGGCGTGTCCGCCCTGCGCTGGCTGCTCTACGCCGAGATCGGCTCGATCTACGGCGCGCTGGCCGTGCAGGCGATGCACGGGCTGACGTTCATCGTCGTCGCGGTCACGATGTCGGTCTACATCAACAAGGAGGTCGCTCCGGAGCTGCGGGCGAGCGGCCAGACGCTGAACGCGCTGCTGAACGCCGGGGCGGCGCGCATCATCGGCACGTATGCCGGCGGGTATGCGGTCGAGGCGTCGAGCTTGCAGGACGTGTTCCGCTATGCCGGCCTGCTGCTCCTCGCGGCGCTCGCGCTGTTCGCGCTTGCCATCCGCCTATCCGAAAAGCGCGGACTGCCGGGGTCCGCCCGCGCGGGGTGA
- a CDS encoding YebC/PmpR family DNA-binding transcriptional regulator, protein MGRKWNNIKEKKASKDANTSRIYAKFGLEIYVAARKGEPDPESNRALRVVLERAKTYNVPKAIIDRAIEKAKGSSDEIYEELRYEGFGPNGSMVIVDALTNNVNRTASAVRAAFSKNGGNMGVNGSVAYMFDATAVIGVSGRSLDEIMELMLEADVDVRDIVEEDEDVLVYAEPDQFHAVQEALRASGIEEFSVAELTMLAQNFVELPEDAQKQFDKIIDTLEDLEDVQQVYHNVEYAD, encoded by the coding sequence ATGGGTCGCAAATGGAACAACATCAAGGAAAAGAAAGCGTCCAAGGACGCCAATACAAGCCGTATCTACGCTAAATTCGGCCTGGAGATCTATGTCGCCGCCCGCAAAGGGGAGCCGGATCCCGAATCGAACCGCGCCCTCCGGGTCGTGCTCGAGCGCGCCAAGACGTACAACGTGCCGAAGGCGATCATCGACCGCGCGATCGAGAAGGCCAAAGGCAGCTCGGACGAGATTTACGAGGAGCTGCGCTACGAGGGCTTCGGTCCGAACGGCTCGATGGTCATCGTGGACGCCCTGACGAACAACGTCAACCGCACCGCGTCCGCCGTGCGCGCCGCCTTCAGCAAGAACGGCGGCAACATGGGCGTCAACGGCTCGGTGGCCTACATGTTCGACGCCACGGCCGTCATCGGCGTATCCGGCAGGTCGCTCGACGAGATCATGGAGCTGATGCTGGAGGCGGATGTCGACGTGCGCGACATCGTGGAAGAGGACGAGGACGTGCTCGTGTACGCGGAGCCGGATCAGTTCCATGCCGTGCAGGAGGCGCTTCGCGCATCGGGCATCGAGGAGTTCAGCGTCGCCGAGCTGACGATGCTCGCCCAGAATTTCGTCGAGCTGCCCGAAGACGCCCAGAAGCAATTCGACAAGATCATCGACACGCTGGAGGATCTCGAGGATGTCCAGCAGGTGTACCACAACGTCGAGTACGCCGACTGA
- the rlmD gene encoding 23S rRNA (uracil(1939)-C(5))-methyltransferase RlmD, whose translation MKSETNRRGADHPGRQTGPSRKDTKRGGWSQEEKPRQRPARPATAEDVRAGDDIVVTVKRIGINGEGVGYYKRKAVFVDGVLPGEVVKAKVAKVEPGYLQAAAIKIEKKSPERQEPPCPVYASCGGCQLQHMTYEAQLRAKEEIVREAFQRYAGIDRLPLRPILGMDDPWGYRNKAQLQAGRGESGLVAGLYSLGTRQLVDISGCAVHDPRLNEAVERTKRVLEELDLPVYEEKKRQGIVKTIAVRVSRRTGKLQLTLVTAGDRFPDARRFVQAVRRELPQVGSISHNIHKGGSPLVFGDKTVHLWGEDKLEETLGGLRFSLSPRAFFQLNPEQTVKLYGAVQEAAALSGGELVVDAYCGTGTIGLWLASGAREVRGIELLPEAVLDARDNARASGIDNARFYEGRAEELLPEWVRQGVRPDVVVVDPPRTGCGRELLDAVLTARPQRLVYVSCNPATLAKDAKALLAGGYRLEWAQPVDMFPQTSHVECCVLFSKR comes from the coding sequence ATGAAAAGCGAAACGAATCGGCGCGGAGCCGATCATCCGGGCCGGCAAACCGGCCCAAGCCGGAAAGATACGAAGCGGGGAGGGTGGAGCCAGGAGGAAAAGCCCCGGCAGCGCCCTGCGCGTCCCGCCACGGCCGAGGACGTGCGTGCCGGAGACGACATCGTCGTCACCGTCAAGCGGATCGGCATCAACGGCGAGGGCGTCGGATATTACAAGCGCAAAGCGGTCTTCGTCGACGGCGTGCTGCCGGGCGAGGTCGTCAAGGCGAAAGTGGCGAAGGTCGAGCCGGGATACCTGCAAGCCGCTGCCATCAAGATCGAAAAGAAGTCGCCGGAGCGTCAGGAGCCGCCATGTCCGGTCTATGCCAGCTGCGGCGGCTGCCAGCTGCAGCACATGACGTACGAAGCGCAGCTGCGGGCCAAGGAGGAGATCGTGCGGGAAGCGTTCCAGCGCTATGCCGGCATCGACCGCTTGCCGCTGCGGCCGATCCTCGGCATGGACGACCCCTGGGGGTACCGCAACAAGGCGCAGCTGCAGGCCGGACGAGGCGAGAGCGGACTCGTCGCCGGTCTGTACTCGCTCGGCACGCGCCAGCTCGTGGACATCAGCGGCTGCGCCGTCCATGACCCGCGGCTGAACGAGGCGGTCGAGCGGACGAAGCGGGTGCTGGAGGAGCTGGACCTTCCTGTTTACGAGGAGAAGAAGCGCCAAGGCATCGTCAAGACGATCGCCGTGCGCGTCAGCCGCCGCACGGGCAAGCTGCAGCTGACGCTCGTCACCGCCGGGGACCGCTTTCCGGACGCGCGGCGGTTCGTGCAGGCGGTGCGGCGCGAGCTGCCGCAGGTCGGCTCGATCTCGCACAACATCCACAAGGGCGGCAGTCCGCTCGTTTTCGGAGACAAGACGGTTCATCTATGGGGAGAGGACAAGCTGGAGGAGACGCTGGGCGGGCTACGGTTCTCGCTTTCTCCGCGCGCGTTTTTCCAGCTGAACCCGGAGCAGACGGTCAAGCTGTACGGAGCGGTGCAGGAGGCTGCCGCGCTGAGCGGCGGCGAGCTCGTCGTCGATGCGTATTGCGGCACCGGCACGATCGGCCTCTGGCTCGCATCCGGGGCGAGGGAAGTGCGCGGCATCGAGCTGCTGCCGGAGGCGGTGCTGGACGCGCGCGACAACGCGCGGGCGAGCGGCATCGACAACGCCCGCTTCTACGAGGGACGGGCGGAGGAGCTGCTGCCGGAGTGGGTGCGCCAAGGCGTGCGCCCGGATGTCGTCGTCGTCGACCCTCCGCGCACCGGCTGCGGCCGCGAGCTGCTGGACGCCGTGCTGACCGCCCGGCCGCAGCGGCTCGTCTATGTGAGCTGCAATCCGGCCACGCTCGCCAAGGACGCCAAGGCGCTGCTCGCCGGAGGCTACCGCCTCGAGTGGGCTCAGCCGGTGGACATGTTCCCGCAGACGAGCCATGTGGAGTGCTGCGTCCTCTTTTCCAAGAGATAG
- a CDS encoding endospore germination permease: protein MNVFQAFLLLLLSNGLACHVIVNPMLLDASGRDAWITALVTGSIFIPWSLLIVYVMKKSGQQHWREWLGKHTHPAFSWILVAPVLLLLFLQAMETVTQTVSWHITNYLPASSPLQLGFLLLLICLMLCWWGFRAVAVAAGILLPIVVALGIFVATGNSEIKDMSLLMPVLEHGWDPVLRGMIYAGSAYVEVILILLLQHRIRGQVKTWHMLVYSCFVVVIMVGPIIGAITEFGPEEAANQITSPYEQWRMLRIGQYIEHVDFFSIFQWLSGASVRIALPVLVLAETFASRSENARRIFILALLLLYGAATLVPLDEYDMYVFMYVYFMPGALLVVLPTSLIWFVVAACIKPDRRNDTDGGQPQDGSAGPAGGARAAGGQGPAGEKPQSERRSAGASESGRPAGQPQSTGGNASTGSGSAGGAS, encoded by the coding sequence ATGAACGTTTTTCAGGCTTTCCTCCTCCTCCTGCTCTCGAACGGGCTGGCCTGCCACGTCATCGTCAATCCGATGCTGCTCGACGCATCCGGACGGGATGCCTGGATTACCGCGCTCGTCACCGGGAGCATCTTCATTCCCTGGAGCCTCCTGATCGTATACGTCATGAAAAAAAGCGGGCAGCAGCATTGGCGGGAATGGCTCGGCAAGCATACGCATCCGGCCTTCTCCTGGATTCTCGTCGCTCCGGTGCTGCTGCTGCTGTTCCTGCAGGCGATGGAGACCGTCACGCAGACGGTGAGCTGGCACATCACGAATTATCTTCCTGCCAGCAGTCCGCTGCAGCTCGGTTTCCTGCTTCTCCTCATCTGCCTCATGCTCTGCTGGTGGGGCTTCCGCGCCGTCGCCGTCGCCGCCGGAATTCTGCTGCCCATCGTCGTGGCTCTCGGCATATTCGTCGCCACGGGCAACAGCGAGATCAAGGACATGTCGCTGCTCATGCCCGTGCTCGAGCATGGCTGGGACCCGGTGCTGCGAGGCATGATCTATGCCGGGTCCGCCTACGTGGAGGTCATCCTCATCCTGCTCCTCCAGCACCGCATCCGCGGGCAGGTGAAGACTTGGCACATGCTCGTCTACTCCTGCTTCGTCGTCGTCATCATGGTCGGGCCGATCATCGGAGCGATCACCGAGTTCGGCCCGGAAGAAGCCGCCAACCAGATCACCTCGCCCTACGAGCAGTGGAGGATGCTCCGCATCGGGCAATACATCGAGCATGTCGACTTCTTCTCGATCTTCCAGTGGCTGTCCGGCGCCTCCGTGCGGATCGCGCTGCCGGTGCTCGTGCTGGCCGAGACGTTCGCCAGCCGGAGCGAGAACGCCAGGCGCATCTTCATCCTGGCGCTGCTGCTCCTGTACGGAGCGGCGACACTCGTCCCGCTGGACGAATACGACATGTACGTGTTCATGTATGTCTACTTCATGCCGGGGGCTCTGCTCGTCGTGCTTCCGACTTCGCTGATCTGGTTCGTCGTAGCCGCATGCATCAAGCCGGATAGGAGGAACGATACCGATGGAGGACAACCGCAAGACGGATCGGCCGGACCAGCCGGCGGAGCCCGAGCAGCAGGAGGCCAAGGACCAGCCGGGGAAAAACCGCAATCCGAACGAAGATCCGCAGGCGCCTCCGAGTCCGGACGGCCCGCCGGACAGCCCCAATCCACGGGAGGAAACGCCTCGACCGGGTCCGGCAGCGCAGGAGGCGCCAGCTAA
- a CDS encoding DMT family transporter, which produces MTGIIWALASGLLLSLQNLFNSNVERKAGMWTTTTLVLGMGFAAAFLLGLAAEGAALFRLGGMEPWFAFSGLIGIGVVTCMVQGIKRLGPTFAVSLALCSQLAFAMLWDSMGWLGLERVPLEPSRLAGVLLLAAGIVLFKLGGRKRGKGEPRPAAAEAEPDIA; this is translated from the coding sequence ATGACAGGCATCATCTGGGCGCTGGCATCGGGACTGCTGCTGAGCCTGCAAAATTTATTCAACTCCAACGTCGAGCGCAAGGCCGGCATGTGGACGACAACGACGCTCGTCCTCGGCATGGGCTTCGCCGCGGCCTTCCTGCTCGGGCTCGCTGCGGAAGGAGCGGCGCTCTTCCGGCTGGGGGGCATGGAGCCGTGGTTCGCCTTCAGCGGCTTGATCGGCATCGGAGTCGTCACCTGCATGGTGCAGGGAATCAAGCGGCTCGGTCCGACATTCGCCGTCAGCCTCGCGCTCTGCTCCCAGCTGGCGTTCGCCATGCTGTGGGACTCGATGGGCTGGCTCGGCCTGGAGCGGGTGCCGCTGGAGCCGTCGCGGCTCGCCGGCGTGCTGCTGCTGGCGGCGGGCATCGTCTTGTTCAAGCTCGGCGGCCGCAAGCGCGGCAAGGGGGAGCCGAGGCCAGCCGCCGCGGAAGCGGAGCCGGACATCGCCTGA
- a CDS encoding spore germination protein yields the protein MTRVFEHSADVILKSSYFGPDHAKEVVLAYSVGLCDTMMINRHVLPSLSVHYAQNGALNRPLLRLSDALTIEGFDKTPTPSELEEAVYSGSLLLFFVREGLLATVDLCNSPRRTPDESSTEISIKGPRDCFIEDLDTNIALIRKRMRSSSLYVENFTVGRRTRTRVSLLYIHDIADPKPIEDVRKRLNEIDIDGLYSINQLEDLLLQNRFKILPLIDFTGRPDYVISSLLAGRFTIIVDGNPMVLIAPATLSFIMKSPEDVHFNYSYVSFSRIIRILSLFLSIFLPGIWIALMAFHQDQIPFRLMATISVSRLGLPLSAQMEMLLLLLLLEIFKEAGVRLPNPIGQTLTSIGGLIIGDAAIRAGLVSPSVVVVGAITAVSGVTLVNQMLSTVISIFRMFFFFLASFFGMYGVILGIVLMVAYMARLQSFGVNYLVPLSPLMPKDALMSYLRLPFAYIRKRPDSITKAGQDADHEGGDMA from the coding sequence CTGACGCGCGTTTTCGAGCATTCGGCCGACGTCATTCTCAAAAGCTCGTACTTCGGACCGGACCATGCCAAGGAAGTCGTGCTCGCTTACTCCGTCGGCCTCTGCGATACGATGATGATCAATCGCCACGTCCTGCCGTCGCTCAGCGTCCACTATGCCCAGAACGGCGCCTTGAACCGGCCGCTGCTCCGCCTGTCGGACGCCTTGACGATCGAAGGCTTCGACAAGACCCCGACCCCGTCCGAGCTGGAGGAGGCCGTCTATTCGGGCTCGCTGCTGCTCTTTTTCGTCCGGGAGGGACTGCTGGCCACCGTCGATCTGTGCAATTCGCCTAGGCGGACTCCGGACGAATCCAGCACGGAGATTTCGATCAAGGGCCCGCGCGACTGCTTCATCGAGGACCTGGACACGAACATCGCGCTGATCCGCAAGCGGATGCGCTCCAGCTCGCTCTATGTCGAGAACTTTACGGTCGGCCGGCGGACGCGCACGAGGGTCTCCCTGCTCTACATCCACGATATCGCCGATCCCAAGCCGATCGAGGACGTGCGCAAGCGGCTGAACGAGATCGATATCGATGGCCTGTACTCGATCAACCAGCTGGAAGACCTGCTGCTTCAGAACCGGTTCAAAATCCTGCCGCTCATCGATTTCACCGGCCGGCCCGATTATGTCATCAGCAGCCTGCTGGCGGGACGGTTCACGATCATCGTGGACGGGAACCCGATGGTGCTGATCGCGCCGGCTACGCTTTCGTTCATCATGAAGTCGCCGGAGGACGTCCATTTCAACTACTCGTATGTATCGTTTTCCCGAATCATCCGCATTCTCAGCCTGTTCCTCTCCATATTCCTGCCGGGCATCTGGATCGCGCTGATGGCATTCCATCAGGACCAGATTCCGTTCCGGCTGATGGCTACGATCTCCGTCTCACGGCTCGGCCTGCCGCTGTCCGCGCAGATGGAAATGCTGCTGCTGCTGCTCTTGCTGGAAATATTCAAGGAGGCGGGCGTTCGGCTGCCGAACCCGATCGGTCAGACGCTGACCTCGATCGGCGGCCTCATCATCGGCGACGCGGCCATTCGGGCCGGCCTGGTCTCGCCGTCGGTCGTCGTGGTCGGAGCGATCACCGCCGTGTCCGGCGTCACGCTGGTCAATCAGATGCTCAGCACGGTCATCAGCATCTTCCGCATGTTCTTCTTTTTCCTGGCTTCATTTTTCGGCATGTACGGGGTCATCCTCGGCATCGTGCTGATGGTCGCCTACATGGCGAGGCTGCAGTCGTTCGGGGTGAACTATTTGGTTCCGCTGTCGCCGCTGATGCCGAAGGACGCGCTCATGTCCTACCTGCGGCTGCCCTTCGCCTATATCCGCAAGCGGCCGGACAGCATTACCAAAGCCGGACAGGATGCGGACCATGAGGGAGGCGACATGGCATGA
- a CDS encoding zinc ribbon domain-containing protein — translation MRTHSIECPWCGRKIVLEGSVCPECRHEVLPEHLDSGQEREPDEAEDAVAEWQADASEEDGGWDREGGERLEDFVCRRFRCSGCGGAEAAATEVAMTGTGLSKLIDLQHHHYLFVSCQSCGLVKVYDPDVLRGKKSGEGSTIADFFFG, via the coding sequence ATGAGAACCCATTCGATCGAATGTCCTTGGTGCGGCCGGAAGATCGTGCTGGAAGGAAGCGTGTGTCCCGAGTGCCGGCACGAGGTGCTGCCGGAACATCTGGATTCGGGGCAGGAGCGTGAACCCGACGAGGCGGAGGATGCGGTCGCCGAGTGGCAGGCCGATGCAAGCGAGGAGGACGGCGGCTGGGACCGGGAAGGCGGCGAGCGCCTGGAGGACTTCGTCTGCCGCCGGTTCCGATGCAGCGGCTGCGGCGGCGCCGAGGCGGCGGCGACCGAGGTCGCGATGACCGGGACAGGACTGAGCAAGCTGATCGATCTGCAGCATCACCATTATCTGTTCGTCAGCTGCCAGAGCTGCGGCTTGGTGAAGGTGTACGATCCCGATGTGCTTCGCGGAAAGAAAAGCGGCGAAGGAAGCACGATCGCCGACTTCTTTTTCGGTTGA
- a CDS encoding DMT family transporter produces MKGILAAIAAGGFITLQSAANSRIGEALGTWQAAALTQLTGFVGALALALLLRGLQPRTLLAVKPVYATGGALGALIIFGNVTSIHQIGITLTTSLVLLAQLALTFLIESRGWLGAARIRVGPAQAAGFALMVGGVLLLAIG; encoded by the coding sequence ATGAAAGGCATTCTCGCCGCGATCGCGGCCGGCGGGTTCATCACGCTGCAAAGCGCCGCCAACAGCCGCATCGGCGAAGCCCTCGGCACCTGGCAAGCGGCCGCCCTGACGCAGCTGACCGGCTTCGTCGGCGCGCTCGCGCTCGCGCTGCTGCTGCGCGGCTTGCAGCCGCGGACGCTGCTGGCGGTCAAGCCGGTCTATGCGACCGGAGGCGCGCTCGGCGCGCTCATCATTTTCGGCAACGTGACGTCCATCCACCAGATCGGCATCACGCTGACGACGTCGCTCGTCCTGCTCGCGCAGCTCGCGCTGACGTTCCTGATCGAGTCGAGAGGCTGGCTCGGAGCGGCACGGATCCGCGTCGGACCCGCGCAGGCGGCCGGCTTCGCGCTCATGGTCGGCGGCGTGCTGCTGCTCGCGATCGGATGA
- a CDS encoding rhodanese-like domain-containing protein, whose translation MNSPISLVHETPAASPEEARRHFLGKLSVETDPSDVRRDQLAGADSFLLVDVRAASAYADRHAAGAVSLPYADISPETTAGWPKDRLLVLYCWSPACNGAAKAGFRFSELGFRVKEMIGGFEYWQREGFPTEGARVGHEPVIG comes from the coding sequence ATGAATAGCCCGATTTCGCTCGTCCATGAAACGCCGGCAGCATCGCCGGAGGAAGCTCGCCGCCATTTCCTCGGCAAGCTGTCCGTCGAGACGGACCCGTCCGACGTGCGCCGCGACCAGCTGGCCGGCGCCGACTCGTTCCTGCTGGTCGACGTGCGCGCCGCTTCCGCCTATGCGGACCGCCACGCCGCCGGAGCCGTCAGCCTGCCGTACGCCGACATCAGCCCGGAGACGACGGCCGGGTGGCCGAAGGATCGGCTGCTCGTCCTCTACTGCTGGAGTCCCGCCTGCAACGGAGCGGCCAAGGCCGGCTTCCGCTTCTCCGAGCTCGGCTTTCGGGTCAAGGAGATGATCGGCGGCTTCGAGTATTGGCAGCGGGAAGGGTTCCCGACCGAAGGGGCCCGAGTCGGCCACGAGCCGGTCATCGGCTGA